In Brassica rapa cultivar Chiifu-401-42 chromosome A06, CAAS_Brap_v3.01, whole genome shotgun sequence, a single window of DNA contains:
- the LOC103873077 gene encoding pentatricopeptide repeat-containing protein At3g49240, mitochondrial-like produces the protein MSFAKAFFFNHLQTLSRASRPRLPPSFSPVRHMSFATQEEAAAERRRRKRRLSLEPSLNPLNRSPQQQQPHITRPIQNPNIPKLPESLSALTGKRLHLHNHILKLIHENDLEEAALYTRHSVYSNCRPTIFTVNAVLTAQLRQSKYEAFLQLHGFINQAGIAANIITYNLLFQAYLDVKKPELALEHYKLFVDNAPLNPSVATFRILVKGLVDNEKVEKAMEIKEEMGVRGFIADPVVYSYLMIGCGKGSDGGGVLNLYEELKEKLGGFVEDGVVYGPLMKGYFLKEMEEEAMECYEEVLGEESKVKMSAVGYNYVLEALSENGKFDEALKLFEVMKKEHKPPRRLALNLGSFNVVVNGYCGEGKFEEAMEVFRGMGEFRCSPDTLSFNNVMNQMCGNGLLAEAEKLYIEMDEKNKVKPDEYTYGLLMDTCFKEGKIDEGAAYYKTMAESSLRPNLAVYNRLQDQLVKSGKLDDARSFFVMMVSRLKMDDDAYKFIMRAFSEAGRLDEMLKIVAVMLDEDTVRVSEEIQEFVKEELRKEGREDDLQKLMDEKERLKAEAKARELEAEEAKKRSIFNNIASILPLKREEEKSEDDLG, from the coding sequence ATGTCGTTTGCTAAAGCCTTCTTTTTCAACCACCTGCAAACACTCTCAAGAGCCTCCCGCCCTCGCCTCCCGCCCTCGTTTTCCCCCGTCCGGCACATGTCTTTTGCGACGCAGGAAGAAGCCGCCGCGGAACGTCGCCGTCGCAAGCGTCGTCTCTCCCTGGAACCATCTCTCAACCCCTTGAACAGATCCccccaacaacaacaacctcaTATCACTAGACCGATCCAAAACCCTAACATCCCGAAACTCCCGGAGTCCTTATCCGCTCTCACCGGAAAACGCCTCCATCTCCACAACCACATCTTGAAACTAATCCACGAGAACGACCTAGAAGAAGCCGCTCTCTACACACGTCACTCCGTGTACTCAAACTGCCGCCCCACGATCTTCACCGTGAACGCCGTTTTAACAGCGCAGCTCCGTCAATCCAAGTACGAAGCGTTTCTGCAGTTACACGGATTCATCAACCAAGCTGGCATCGCCGCTAACATCATCACATACAACTTGCTATTCCAAGCTTACCTCGACGTTAAGAAACCAGAACTCGCTTTGGAGCATTACAAGCTCTTTGTAGACAACGCCCCGTTGAATCCTTCCGTTGCCACGTTTAGGATTCTTGTGAAAGGTTTAGTTGATAACGAGAAGGTTGAGAAGGCCATGGAGATTAAGGAGGAGATGGGCGTTAGAGGCTTTATCGCCGACCCTGTTGTTTACAGCTATCTGATGATTGGGTGTGGGAAGGGTTCTGATGGTGGAGGCGTTTTGAACCTTTATGAGGAGTTGAAGGAGAAGCTTGGTGGGTTTGTTGAGGATGGTGTTGTTTATGGGCCTTTGATGAAAGGCTATTTCTTGAAAGAGATGGAGGAAGAAGCTATGGAGTGTTATGAGGAAGTTCTTGGAGAGGAATCAAAGGTGAAGATGAGTGCTGTGGGTTATAACTATGTCCTGGAGGCTTTGAGCGAGAACGGGAAGTTTGACGAGGCTTTGAAGCTGTTTGAGGTTATGAAGAAGGAGCATAAACCGCCGAGGCGTTTGGCTTTGAATTTGGGGAGTTTTAATGTGGTGGTTAATGGGTATTGCGGAGAAGGGAAGTTTGAGGAAGCTATGGAGGTTTTCAGGGGAATGGGTGAGTTTAGGTGTAGTCCTGATACTTTATCGTTCAACAATGTGATGAATCAGATGTGTGGGAATGGATTGTTGGCTGAGGCTGAGAAGCTTTATATTGAAATGGATGAGAAAAATAAGGTGAAGCCTGATGAGTATACTTATGGTTTGTTGATGGATACTTGTTTCAAGGAAGGTAAGATAGACGAAGGAGCTGCTTATTACAAAACGATGGCTGAGTCTAGTCTAAGACCGAACTTGGCGGTGTATAACAGGCTGCAAGATCAGTTGGTTAAATCCGGGAAACTCGACGATGCCAGATCCTTCTTTGTTATGATGGTGAGCAGGCTCAAGATGGACGATGATGCTTACAAGTTCATCATGAGGGCGTTTAGTGAAGCTGGGAGGCTGGACGAGATGCTTAAGATAGTGGCTGTGATGCTGGACGAGGATACGGTTAGAGTGAGTGAAGAGATACAAGAGTTTGTGAAAGAAGAGCTGAGGAAAGAAGGGAGAGAGGATGATCTGCAGAAACTTATGGATGAGAAAGAGAGATTGAAAGCGGAGGCAAAGGCGAGAGAGTTAGAAGCTGAAGAAGCGAAGAAGAGGAGTATATTTAATAACATAGCTTCGATATTGCCTCTTAAACGAGAGGAGGAAAAGAGTGAAGATGATTTGGGATAA
- the LOC103873078 gene encoding protein DEFECTIVE IN MERISTEM SILENCING 3, with amino-acid sequence MHPTGQQMSFQNGLFNVQGPSTTMQLDPKETQNGGGMSQAEFALFNSDRLQSDLEAMGNKIKEHEDNLKFLKSQKNKLDESILKLQVHMGKLHTSGTCTIENTNLQGEDINEQILRQVNSAAGVLSYVQSHHYSEALQLDMTNGVVGVVAKLGKVNDQNLSQVLSDYLGTRSMLALVYKDYKSVKPLEKYDNQGNVDRSGAIHGLASSIGRTIEGRFDVICLENLRPYVGKCIAGDPQRRLDLPNPKLPNGEYPPGFLGYAVNLIQIDPAYLLCVTAYGYGLRETLFYSLFSQLQVYKTRVDMISALPCITDGAVSLDGGIIRKTGIFTLGSRDVAAANVRFAKPSASQTTGNYSEAERQMNELRWTKEKTLEDIKRAQVLRDHALYNFGKKKEEFVRCLSQSSCPNEQMISPR; translated from the exons ATGCATCCGACCGGTCAACAG ATGTCGTTTCAGAACGGCCTTTTCAATGTTCAAGGACCGTCAACGACGATGCAGTTGGATCCAAAAGAAACACAGAACGGAGGAGGGATGTCTCAGGCTGAGTTTGCTTTGTTCAATTCCGACAGGCTTCAGTCTGATCTTGAAGCCATGGGTAACAAGATCAAAGAGCATGAAGACAACTTGAAGTTTCTCAAGTCTCAGAAGAACAAGTTGGATGAATCAATCCTCAAACTGCAAG TTCATATGGGCAAGCTTCATACGTCAGGCACTTGTACAATTGAAAACACCAATCTTCAGGGTGAAGATATCAATGAACAGATCCTTAGGCAAGTAAACTCAGCTGCTGGAGTTTTGAGTTATGTTCAGTCTCATCACTACTCGGAGGCTTTACAGTTGGATATGACGAACGGTGTAGTTGGAGTTGTAGCCAAACTTGGGAAAGTCAATGACCAAAACCTGAGCCA GGTTTTGTCGGATTACTTAGGGACTCGGTCGATGTTGGCACTTGTATACAAGGATTACAAAAGTGTTAAGCCTTTAGAAAAATATGACAACCAAGGCAACGTTGATAGAAGTGGTGCCATTCATGGGCTTGCCTCTTCTATTGGCAGAACCATTGAAGGCCGTTTCGATGTTATCTGTCTAGAAAATCTCAG ACCGTATGTTGGCAAGTGCATAGCTGGTGATCCACAGAGAAGGCTTGATCTTCCCAACCCCAAGTTGCCTAACGGCGAATACCCTCCTGGTTTTCTCGGATATGCTGTGAACTTGATACAGATAGATCCAGCGTACTTGCTTTGTGTCACAGCGTATGGATACGGTCTTCGTGAGACCTTGTTCTACAGTCTCTTCTCCCAACTTCAAGTTTACAAAACGAGGGTTGATATGATTAGTGCCCTCCCATGCATAACTGATGGTGCAGTGTCTCTGGATGGAGGAATCATCAGAAAGACCGGGATCTTCACACTTGGTTCCCG TGATGTGGCGGCGGCGAATGTGAGATTTGCGAAGCCAAGTGCTTCACAGACGACGGGCAATTATAGTGAGGCGGAGAGGCAAATGAATGAGCTGAGATGGACGAAGGAGAAAACGTTGGAGGACATAAAGCGAGCGCAAGTGCTCCGTGATCATGCTCTCTACAACTTTGgcaagaagaaagaagagtttGTTAGATGCTTGTCTCAGAGTTCATGCCCTAATGAG CAAATGATTTCTCCCAGATGA